Proteins encoded by one window of Cannabis sativa cultivar Pink pepper isolate KNU-18-1 chromosome 4, ASM2916894v1, whole genome shotgun sequence:
- the LOC115713071 gene encoding probable WRKY transcription factor 21, which produces MDEVEEANKVAVQSCLRVLTLLTQPQDQIQRKRLFVETEEAVFRFKKVGSLLSSCVGHARVRKPKKFPIPLPQNLLLDNPNCRTKTTTTTEHPSPKTLLFLQSTTFPPENPHQDMGSNVKSSLCLGNTSLELSSSGKTPIQQVNPSPYRLIQQQQQLQQQQLQHHQQQQQQQQHKLLFHQHQQQMKHQAEMMFRKSNSSGMSLNFDNSSCTPTMSSTRSFISSLSMDGSVANMDGNSFHLIGAPPPTRSLDQNSQHKRKCSGRGDDGSVKCGSSGRCHCSKKRKHRVKRSIKVPAISNKLADIPPDDFSWRKYGQKPIKGSPHPRGYYKCSSMRGCPARKHVERCLEDSSMLIVTYEGEHNHPRIQSQSANT; this is translated from the exons ATGGATGAGGTTGAAGAAGCAAATAAAGTAGCTGTACAGAGCTGTCTTAGAGTACTAACTCTTCTTACTCAGCCTCAAGATCAAATTCAGCGTAAGAGATTATTTGTAGAAACTGAAGAGGCTGTGTTTAGGTTCAAGAAAGTTGGTTCTCTTCTAAGCAGTTGTGTAGGTCATGCCCGAGTTAGAAAGCCTAAGAAATTTCCAATACCTTTACCCCAAAATTTACTCTTAGACAATCCTAATTGTagaacaaaaacaacaacaacaaccgaACATCCATCACCTAAAAcacttctttttcttcaatCTACAACCTTTCCTCCTGAAAACCCTCATCAAGATATGGGCTCTAATGTTAAAAGTTCATTGTGTTTGGGAAACACATCTTTGGAGCTTAGTTCTAGTGGGAAAACCCCTATTCAACAAGTGAACCCATCACCCTATCGTCTCATTCAGCAGCAGCAACAATTACAACAACAGCAGCTGCAACACCATCAGCAGCAGCAGCAACAGCAGCAACATAAGCTATTGTTTCATCAGCACCAGCAACAAATGAAACATCAAGCGGAAATGATGTTTAGAAAGAGTAATAGTAGTGGGATGAGCTTGAATTTTGATAACTCTAGTTGCACACCAACAATGTCATCCACTAGATCCTTTATTTCTTCATTGAGTATGGATGGAAGTGTGGCCAATATGGATGGGAATTCCTTTCATTTGATTGGGGCGCCACCGCCTACTCGGTCTTTGGATCAGAATTCACAGCACAAGAGGAAGTGTTCTGGTAGAGGAGATGATGGGAGTGTGAAATGTGGTAGCTCTGGTAGATGTCACTGCTCAAAGAAAAG GAAACATAGGGTGAAAAGATCAATAAAGGTGCCTGCTATCAGTAACAAGCTTGCAGATATCCCACCTGATGACTTTTCATGGAGGAAGTATGGTCAGAAGCCAATCAAGGGCTCTCCTCATCCTAG gggaTACTATAAATGTAGCAGCATGAGAGGTTGCCCAGCAAGGAAACATGTGGAGAGGTGCTTAGAAGACTCATCAATGCTTATTGTGACTTATGAAGGTGAACATAACCATCCAAGGATACAATCTCAGTCTGCAAACACCTGA